In Mauremys reevesii isolate NIE-2019 linkage group 14, ASM1616193v1, whole genome shotgun sequence, a single window of DNA contains:
- the LOC120381420 gene encoding zinc finger protein 271-like isoform X3, with the protein MPDENFSSHSDLITRDRIHLEGKRYTCHECGKSFKRSSDLSAHGRIHTGEKPYGCAECGKSFSHPSNLISHQRIHTGEKPYTCSECGKSFKQSSALSTHRRIHTGEKPYGCSECGKSFSQHSTLITHRRTHTGEMPYTCSECGKSFKDSSALSAHRTIHTGEKPYGCSECGKSFSRRSNLITHRRTHTGEMPYTGSECGKSFKQSFDLSRHQGIHTGEKPYGCSECGKSFSRRSNLITHIRIHTGETPYTCSQCGKSFKDNSALSAHRRIHTGEKPYGCSECGKSFNHSSALSAHRRIHTGEKPYGCSECGKSFSQHSHLITHRRTHTGETPYTCSECGKSFNRRSHLISHQRIHTGETPYTCSECGKSFNHSSALSAHRRIHTGEKPYGCSECGKSFSQRSNLISHQRIHTGVKPYTCSECGKSFSQCSNLISHQRIHTGQKPYTCHECGKSFKDSSTLSAHWRIHTGEKPYGCAECGKSFSQRSNLITHQRIHIC; encoded by the exons ATGCCAGatgaaaacttcagtagccactcagaccttataacccGCGACAGAATCCACTTGGAAGGGaaacgctacacatgccatgagtgtgggaaaagctttaagcGCAGCTCTGACCTGAGCgcacatgggagaatccacactggtgagaaaccttatggatgcgctGAGTGCGGTAAAAGCTTTAGTCACCCTTCAAACcttatctcacatcagagaatccacacaggagagaagccctacacatgctctgagtgcgggaaaagctttaagcagagctctgccctgagcacacataggagaatccacacgggtgagaaaccttatggatgctctgagtgcgggaaaagcttcagtcagcattcaacccttatcacacatcgtagaacccacacaggagagatgccctacacatgctctgagtgtgggaaaagctttaaggACAGCTCTGCCCTGAGCGCACATAGgacaatccacacgggtgagaaaccttatggatgctctgagtgcgggaaaagcttcagtcggcgctcaaaccttatcacacatcgtagaacccacacaggagagatgccctacacaggctctgagtgtgggaaaagctttaagcaGAGCTTTGATCTGAGCAGACATCAgggaatccacacgggtgagaaaccttatggatgctctgagtgcgggaaaagcttcagtcggcgttcaaaccttatcacacatattagaatccacacaggagagacgccctacacatgctctcagtgcgggaaaagctttaaggACAACTCTGCCCTGAGcgcacataggagaatccacacgggtgagaaaccttatggatgctctgagtgcgggaaaagctttaatcacagctctgccctgagcgcacataggagaatccacacgggtgagaaaccttatggatgctctgagtgcgggaaaagcttcagtcagcattcacaccttatcacacatcggagaacccacacaggagagacgccctacacatgctctgagtgtgggaaaagctttaa tcggcgctcacaccttatctcacatcagagaatccacacaggagagacgccctacacatgctctgagtgcgggaaaagctttaatcacagctctgccctgagcgcacataggagaatccacacgggtgagaaaccttatggatgctctgagtgcgggaaaagctttagtcagcgtTCAAACcttatctcacatcagagaatccacacaggagtgaagccctacacgtgctctgagtgcgggaaaagctttagtcagtgTTCAAACcttatctcacatcagagaatccacacaggacagaagccctacacatgccatgagtgtgggaaaagctttaaggACAGCTCTACCCTGAGCGCACattggagaatccacacgggtgagaaaccttatggatgcgctgagtgcgggaaaagctttagtcagcgttcaaaccttatcacacatcagagaatccacatttgctaa
- the LOC120381420 gene encoding zinc finger protein 665-like isoform X2, translating to MPDENFSSHSDLITRDRIHLEGKRYTCHECGKSFKRSSDLSAHGRIHTGEKPYGCAECGKSFSHPSNLISHQRIHTGEKPYTCSECGKSFKQSSALSTHRRIHTGEKPYGCSECGKSFSQHSTLITHRRTHTGEMPYTCSECGKSFKDSSALSAHRTIHTGEKPYGCSECGKSFSRRSNLITHRRTHTGEMPYTGSECGKSFKQSFDLSRHQGIHTGEKPYGCSECGKSFSRRSNLITHIRIHTGETPYTCSQCGKSFKDNSALSAHRRIHTGEKPYGCSECGKSFNHSSALSAHRRIHTGEKPYGCSECGKSFSQHSHLITHRRTHTGETPYTCSECGKSFKHSSALSKHQGIHTGETPYTCSECGKSFNHSSALSAHRRIHTGEKPYGCSECGKSFSQRSNLISHQRIHTGVKPYTCSECGKSFSQCSNLISHQRIHTGQKPYTCHECGKSFKDSSTLSAHWRIHTGEKPYGCAECGKSFSQRSNLITHQRIHIC from the exons ATGCCAGatgaaaacttcagtagccactcagaccttataacccGCGACAGAATCCACTTGGAAGGGaaacgctacacatgccatgagtgtgggaaaagctttaagcGCAGCTCTGACCTGAGCgcacatgggagaatccacactggtgagaaaccttatggatgcgctGAGTGCGGTAAAAGCTTTAGTCACCCTTCAAACcttatctcacatcagagaatccacacaggagagaagccctacacatgctctgagtgcgggaaaagctttaagcagagctctgccctgagcacacataggagaatccacacgggtgagaaaccttatggatgctctgagtgcgggaaaagcttcagtcagcattcaacccttatcacacatcgtagaacccacacaggagagatgccctacacatgctctgagtgtgggaaaagctttaaggACAGCTCTGCCCTGAGCGCACATAGgacaatccacacgggtgagaaaccttatggatgctctgagtgcgggaaaagcttcagtcggcgctcaaaccttatcacacatcgtagaacccacacaggagagatgccctacacaggctctgagtgtgggaaaagctttaagcaGAGCTTTGATCTGAGCAGACATCAgggaatccacacgggtgagaaaccttatggatgctctgagtgcgggaaaagcttcagtcggcgttcaaaccttatcacacatattagaatccacacaggagagacgccctacacatgctctcagtgcgggaaaagctttaaggACAACTCTGCCCTGAGcgcacataggagaatccacacgggtgagaaaccttatggatgctctgagtgcgggaaaagctttaatcacagctctgccctgagcgcacataggagaatccacacgggtgagaaaccttatggatgctctgagtgcgggaaaagcttcagtcagcattcacaccttatcacacatcggagaacccacacaggagagacgccctacacatgctctgagtgtgggaaaagctttaagcacagctctgccctgagcaaacatcagggaatccacacgg gagagacgccctacacatgctctgagtgcgggaaaagctttaatcacagctctgccctgagcgcacataggagaatccacacgggtgagaaaccttatggatgctctgagtgcgggaaaagctttagtcagcgtTCAAACcttatctcacatcagagaatccacacaggagtgaagccctacacgtgctctgagtgcgggaaaagctttagtcagtgTTCAAACcttatctcacatcagagaatccacacaggacagaagccctacacatgccatgagtgtgggaaaagctttaaggACAGCTCTACCCTGAGCGCACattggagaatccacacgggtgagaaaccttatggatgcgctgagtgcgggaaaagctttagtcagcgttcaaaccttatcacacatcagagaatccacatttgctaa